The stretch of DNA CGTGAAGGTGTGCCGGGAAGTCTGGTCGGCGAGTCGCTGCTGTCTGCCCCGGGAGTTCGTCCATGACCAGCGACATCGCAACCTTCGGCTGGTTGGTCGCCGGGACGGCCGCGGTCGGTTTGCTGGCGATCCTGCTGAACAGGCTCACCGAACGCATCGGCGTACCGGCGCCGGCATTCGTCCTGGTCGCCGCGGCGGTGACGGCCCAACTGGTGCCCCGCTTGGGAGACATCGACCCGCGTTCGGCCGGCCGGGTGGTCTCGGTGGCCCTGGCGGTGATCCTTTTCGAGGGCGGGCTGCGACTGGGCCGGCGCCGCGCCCGCGCGGTCGCCGGACCGGTGTTGCTGCTGGGCGTGGCCGGGACCTTCCTGACCACCGCCGGGGTCGGGGTCCTGGGCTGTTTCGGTCTGGGACTAGGTGGTTGGGGGGCCCTTCTGGTCGGGTCCGCCGTCGCACCGACCGACCCGGCGGTTGTCCTGGCGGTGCTCGGGCGCCGCGAGATCACCGGCCCCAGCGGCGACGTGCTGGTCGGTGAGTCCGGCGCGAACGACCCGGTCGGCATCGCGCTGATGGTCGGCCTGATCACCGGTGGAGGCCTGGGCGCCGGTGCGCTGGCCACCGCCGCCGGGCAGTTCGCCATGCAGATCGCGATCGGCACAGCCGGGGGTCTGATCGGGGCCCGACTCCTGGACCGGTTCACCAGCCGCGTCGGCCTGCCCAACGAGGCGCTCTACCCACTGCGCACCCTCACCGGTGCCTTGATCATCTTCGGGCTCACCACGGCGGCACACGGGTCCGGGTTCCTGGCCGTCTTCCTGGCCGGAATCGAACTCGGCGACCGCCCGGCCCCCTACAAGCTGGAGAGCGAACGGTTCCTGTCCGCACTGGCCGGGCTGGGGGAGATCGTGGCATTCGTGACCCTGGGACTGACCGTCGACCTCGACGTGCTCGAACGCGCCGACGTGTGGGCCCCCGGGATCGCCATCGCCGCCGCGCTCGCCTTCCTCATCCGACCCCTGTTGGTCGGCGCCTGCCTGCTGCCGATCCCCATGGACCGCAACGAGCGCCTGTTCGTGCTCTGGGCCGGGCTCAAAGGCGCGGTCCCCATCCTGCTCGGCAGCTACCTGCTCACCGCGCAAGTACCCGACGCGCGACGCCTCTACGGGATCGTCGTGGTGGTCGTGCTCTGCTCGGTGATCGTCCAGGGCGGCACTGTCGGTCCGGCCGCCCGACTGCTGCGAATCCCCATGCGATCGACCCAACTCGAGCCCTACGCCGTCGGACTACGGGCCACCACGCCGCCCACCGGCGCCCACCAGATCACCGTCGCCGCCGGAACCCTGGCCGACGGCACCCGCATAGGCGACCTGCCAGGACACAACCGCACCCACTGGATCAGCCTGCTCACCCGGGACGGCACAATCCTGCCCCCCGCGGCGGACACTCGCCTGCACCCCGGCGACCGCCTGCTCGTCCTCACCGAACCGGAACACTGGCCCACCACGCGCGCACTGTTCGCCCAACCCGCAGCATGGACCACCGAATCCTGACGGCTCGACGGCTCCAGCGAAAGCGTGTGATGAGTGCGTCAGAGCACCTCGACGGCACACCGGATGCCGGGGGCGCGACCCAGGCGGGCATCGGTGGTGAGCCACGAACTGGCCGCGATCGATTCGGCCAGCGCGACGTAGGTCGCGTCGTAGGCGCTGAGGTTGTGCCGCAGCTCCCACATCCGCGGCCGCAGCGCCTCGGCCGGGAATCTGGTCAGCGTCAGCGCGGCGAATCCGGACAGCGCCGCGCCGGCTTGTTCATCGGTGAGATCCCCGCGTCGGACAAGCCCTCGCAGCACGTTGGTGACCTCACTGTCGACCAGGTGGGGCACCGCCAGGTCCTCCCCGCCCAGCCTGGCCGGGTCCAGTCCCCCGGCGATCAGTTCGACGATGACCCCGGCATCGATGACCTTCACACACCCCGACCTTCATGCAGCACCGACAGGATCGTCGAACGCTCGACCGTCACGCCGACCTTGCGCTGGGTCCGACGGATCACCGCCGCGTTCTTGCGCACCCGCTTGGCGCGCCCCGCCAGATGCTCGAGCTCGCGGCGCAGGTATCCGGTCATCGACAAACCCTCAGCTGCGGCCGCCTCGGCCAGGGCATCGCGGACCTCGTCCGGGACGTCCCGGATCTGTATCACCTTCGGCATGCACCCAGCCTACCGACGTATGGGTGCAGGTTGCACCCACGTCGAGTCCACGCGACCACGACCCAACTACCGAGCATCTCCCCGACGGTCACCGCTGGTAGCGCGTCGAAGAAGGCGGGGCCTCATCGATTGCGACGCCGCCTTCGAGGCGACGCAGTGTGTCGGCCGGTGCCACCGTGGTCATCTGAACTCCGCGCCTCGAGATTGGCCCGTCATGCGGCGATCGGAATGGTCCTCGCGGCCGCACCGAACACGAGCACATCATCCTGCACCGGTCCCTTTCGCAGCCGCTCGAGATCGGTCGGGTAGTGCATGTCGGCGGACCACGGCCCGGACCCGCCCTGGCTGGGGAACGATTCGATACCTCGACGGAGGTAGCTCGAACTGAGGTCGTCGATGAACGGCCGCCGCGGCAGGTGCGGATCCTCAAGGGTGGGGACGACGGTGTCGTGCCCGTGCTTCGCCATATGTGCCAGAAGGCGGCACCAGTGCTCGGTGACCAGGTCCACCTTCAGCGTCCAGGAATTGTTGGTGTAGCCGAAGGCGTAGGCGAAGTTGGGAATGCCGCAGAGCATGAACGATTTGTAGGTCACCGATTCTGACCACTTGACGGGGCGACCGTCGACGCAGGCATCGATGGCCCCGAAGGGCAGCAGGTTCATGCCTGTCGCGGTGACCACGATGTCCGCCGGCAGCACCTGCCCGGACTCCGGTTCGACCCCGTCGGCGGTGAATCGCGTGATGCGATCTGTGACCACGGAGGCCTTGCCGGCCTTGATCGCCTTGAACAGATCTCCGTCCGGCACGACGCACATACGCTCGTCCCAGGGGTTGTACGACGGGTTGAAATGCGTGTCGACGTCGAAGCCCTTGGGCAGGCTCGTCTTGTTGACCCACCGGATCAACCGTCGGACCTTGTCCGGGTGGCGTCGGGACAGCCCGACGATGAACGCGATCCGCGCGATGTTCGCGCGCCGGGCGCCGCGGAAAGCTTGGTTGGTGGGCAAGAACCGCCGCAACACCTTGACGACCAGGTCCTGCGACGGCAGCGGCACGACGTAGGAGGGCGAACGCTGCAACATGGTGACGTGCGCGGCTCTGTCGGTCATCGCGGGCAGCATCGTCACCGCGGTGGCACCGCTGCCGATGATCACGACGCGCTTGCCGGTGTAATCCAGGTCCTGCGGCCAGTGCTGCGGGTGCACGATCTGCCCACCGAACTGCTGTTCGCCGGCGAACGTCGGCCGGAAGCCCTCCGCGTGGTCGAAGTACCCGGTGGCGCTGAAGATCCAGCGCGCGGTCACCGTCTCGACGGCGCCGGTGGCCGTGTTGAGCATGGATACCGTCCAACGGGTGTCCGCGGAGGACCACGCGGCATTGACGACCTTACGGCCCAGTCGCAGGTGCGGTTCCAGGTCGTACTCGCGAATCGTGTCGCGCAGGTAGGCCAGGATCGCCCCACCCGGTGCGATGGCCTGCTTGTCCGTCCATGGCTTGTACTCGTAGCCGTAGGTGATCAAGTCCGAGTCCGACCGGATGCCCGGGTAGCGGAAAAGGTCCCAGGTTCCGCCGACGCTGCTGCGGGCATCGACGAGCAGGAAGGACGTCGACGGCCTTTCGGTGACCAGACGGCTGCCTGCACCGATGCCGGAGATCCCGGCCCCGACGATGATCACCTCGACGTCAACCTCGGGGGAGCCGGTGCCGGTCATGGGCTGGTCCTCTCATCTGCTGCCGGAGTGCAGCCAGAGTGCCGCGCCAAGCCTCGCCCGGCCCAGGTTATCTCGCACAGTATTTGATGGATAATTGGGCGTATCGCACATACGCCTCGGTAAGCTGCTCTTCGTGGACCCGGTTGCTGCCCTGATCCGCGAGGTTGCCGACCAGGTGGTCGACCCCGCGAGCGGCGTCCTGGCCGAGGTCGAGGAAGCCGTGCTGGGCGGGATGGGCGAACCGTTCCGCAGCGACCCGGTGATGGCCGAGGAGGCCCTGGCCTCCACCCGCGAGAACGCTGCGCACTGGATCGCCGTAGTACGGACCTCGCCCTACACCCGGGTGACGCCGCTCATGGCTCCCTCGGTCGTCGGAATCGCGCGGGCGGCGACCCGACGCGGTGCGGCCCGCAACATCTGGGCGGCCTACAACAGCGGCCGGAATGTGGTCTGGCGCCACTGGATGCGGCTCACTTTCGCCGCCTCGACCGACACCGCCGTGGTGGCCAGAAGTCTCGAGGTCGTGGCCGACTCGCTCGGTTCGTGGATCGACGAGACTCTGCGTCAGTTGACCGAGCACATCGAGCAGGAACGCGACGAACTGACCCGGGCGTCGGCGGCACAGCACCTCGAGACCGTGACCCTGGTGCTGGAGGGCGCCCCGATCGAGGCGGCCCGTGCGGCCGATCGTCTCGGGTACCCCTTCGAGGGGCGACAACTCGGCGCGGTGCTGTGGGGCGACCCCGGCGCGCCGGACCGCGCGGCCCTGAGCCGCGTGGCGGAAGAACTGCGGCGCAGGGCCCGAGCGCCGCAGATCCTCGTCGTGGCGGCAAGTTCGTTCTCGCTGTGGTTATGGCTAGGGGGTTTCGGAGAGCTCTGCGACCTCGCCGACGCCGTCGCCGACGCACCGGACGTCCGATGCGCAATCGGCTCACCCGGCCGTGGTGTCGAGGGCTTCCGGCGCAGCCACGACGAAGCGGTGGAGGCCCAGCGGCTGATGATGCGAAGCGGGGTCGGGCACGTCGCCACGTTCGCCGAGGTGGCATTGGCGGCGCTGGCCGGTCGCGACGAGCAGGCCGCCCGGGAGTACATGGCACGGACTCTCGGGGCGTTGGAGACCGCCGACGCCGAACTTCGCGAGACCGTGCGGGTCTACATCCGCGCGATGTACAGCACCGCCCGGACCGCCGAGATCCTGTTCACCCACCGCAATACGGTGCTCAACCGGATCCATCGCGCCGAGGCACTGCTTCCCGAACCGCTGGCCGTAAGAGGTCTTGAGATCGGAGCCGCGCTGGAACTGAGCCGGTGGCTGGGCGGGCCCAAGCCGCGGTCCGCGGCGGACCAGACGATCCGGTGAACTAGTCACATCTCTGATGGTCAATCAGACGGTGAGCAGACCCGGAAGAGCCGTCGACCCGGGCCGCCGTGAAGCCCGCGGACCCGGGCGGGTGTGGATCTGACCGGGCGGGGAAGCTGCGGTGCAGGCAGGCCCACGGAGGGAAGCACGACTCCGTGGCTGCTGCAATCCAGGAGTTTCCCTCGATGCGAGGAGGTACAGGTCATGGGATGCGGAATCGCGCGCGCCGTGTTGGTGCTCGCCGTCGCGGGCGGGGTCACGTCGGTCTCGTCCGGGGGTGCATCGGCTCAGGGAACCGGCGCCACTGCTGCATCACCTGCTGCCCTCATCAGTGCCGGACCTGCAGCACCCCCGCCGGGGCCGCCGCCGGACTGCAAGCACCATCCCTCGTTCCCGGCCTGCAAGAAGCAGCCTGCCGGCAGCTCCCCGACCCCGAAGCCGTAGCCCGCCACCACCGGAGCCAGCAGCGGTGTGGGGTTCGGTGTCGAGTTCGGCCAAGGCGGCCCCAAAAGGGCTGCGCCCATCGGTAGCCCCCGACCGCACCGATAACTGAGGCACGGTCAGTTCGGTCCGACTCGGCCCGACGGTGCCTTGGGGCTCATAAGGCGTCAATCGGCTGCCGCTTTCGCGACGGATTTACCGAACGCTGCTGCCCAGGATGACCTGCGATTTTTCCTTCCGAACAAGGGGTTCTCGACGCGAAGAGGACACGAACCCCCATCGACAGCCGGGCACGGCTGGACGGCCGCAATCGCGCAAAGTATGGGCGGCGCGTCATAACTGACCCCCGATCAGTTCGCTCGACGCCGGGGGCGGGCCCGCTCGACTGGCTGCCGGGCGGGCCCGCTCCGAGCAGCGTCGGGGCACGGGCACTCGTGATCCTCGCTGCGCTCGTCAACGAGCTTCAATCACCTCGGCAGCGGACGCCGCTCGCAAGCTCCCGGCTGTTGCTCGCCTCCTCCGGCTACGGGATCGAGAGGGCTCGCAAGCTCGCTCTCTCGATCCCTCCGCCTACGTTCGGCGAGCAGTCCGCTCCCACCCGCGAGGGGCGTCCGTTCCGCTCGGCTCAATCACTCGTAGCGCAGGGCCTGGATCGGGCGTAGTGCGGCGGCTCGGCTGGCGGGGTAGAAGCCGAAAACCAGCCCGGTGCCAAGGGACACCCCGACGGCCAGCCAGATCGACCACGGTGCAACGACCGGGTGCACCCCGGTGATGGTGAACCTGGAGGCGACAAGGCCGGCGGCCACCCCGATCGCGCCGCCGATCATGGACAGGAAGACGGCCTCGGACAGGAACTGGCCGATGATGTCCCTGGCGGTGCCGCCGATGGCCTTGCGGATGCCGATCTCGCGGGTGCGTTCGGTCACCGAGACCAGCATGATGTTCATGACCCCGATACCGCCGACCAGCAGGGAGATCCCGGCGACGGCGCCGAGCAGCACGGTGAGGGTCTTGTTGGCCGAGCCGCCGGCCGCCAGGACGGCCGAGGCGTTGAACACCACGAAGTCGGTGTCAGCGCCGGCCACGTGATGGCGCTGGGACAGGACGTTCTGCACCTCGGCCTGGGCCGCGGCGGTGGTGGTCCGCGAGGTGGCCTGCACGTCGATCCCGGACAGTGGTCCTTGTCCGGGTGGGGCGTAGCCGTACAGGGCGTCGGAGACCGCGGTACCGGGGGCGACGACCCGGTCGTCGAGGTCCTGCTGCCCGGAGTAGCCCTTGGGTTCGAGGATGCCGATCACCGTGAACGTCTGCCCGTTCAGCCGCACGCCCTGCCCGACCAGTTCGGCCGGGGTGCCGTCGGTGAGGTCGGCGGCCACCGAGGGGCCCAGCAACACCAACCGGCGGTGGGCGCTGTACTCCTCGTCGGTGAAGTTCCGGCCCGCCGCCAGGGTGGTGTTGTCGATGTCCAGGAATTCCGGGGTCGCCCCCAGCAGCACCCCGACCGTGTGCGAGGAGTTGCCGCGGGTGGCTGCCGCGCCGTGCAGCACCACCAGCGGGGACACCCCCGAGACATCGGGGGCCATCGGGTTGTTCAGCAGTGCGCCCGCGTCGTCGAAGGTCAGCGCCGACTTACGGTCATGCGTGCCCTGCGCCTGGCCCTTCAACCCGAGCAGGTGACGCAACTGCGTGACCAACGCACTGCCCTGCCCGCCGCTCACCGTGTCCGCCGGCAGTACGAACAGACTGTCCGAGCCCAGCCGGTCGATGGAGGCCTGCACAGCCGCCGAGGAGCCGGTGCCGACCGCGACCAGCGCGATCACCGAGGCAACCCCGATCACGATGCCGAGCATCGTCAGCGTGGAGCGCATCTTGTTGGCCAGGATCCCGCCCCACGCGAACCAGGCACTCTGGCGCAGCTGCGACAACGCCGTGAAAAGGCCACCACGCTCACGATCCACGATCGGACCCCCTTCAGCGGTCGGTGGTCGACCCGGTCCCGATGACCAGGTCCAGGGGTCCGACGCAGCGCAGCACAGCCC from Sporichthyaceae bacterium encodes:
- a CDS encoding type II toxin-antitoxin system VapC family toxin; translation: MKVIDAGVIVELIAGGLDPARLGGEDLAVPHLVDSEVTNVLRGLVRRGDLTDEQAGAALSGFAALTLTRFPAEALRPRMWELRHNLSAYDATYVALAESIAASSWLTTDARLGRAPGIRCAVEVL
- a CDS encoding cation:proton antiporter, coding for MTSDIATFGWLVAGTAAVGLLAILLNRLTERIGVPAPAFVLVAAAVTAQLVPRLGDIDPRSAGRVVSVALAVILFEGGLRLGRRRARAVAGPVLLLGVAGTFLTTAGVGVLGCFGLGLGGWGALLVGSAVAPTDPAVVLAVLGRREITGPSGDVLVGESGANDPVGIALMVGLITGGGLGAGALATAAGQFAMQIAIGTAGGLIGARLLDRFTSRVGLPNEALYPLRTLTGALIIFGLTTAAHGSGFLAVFLAGIELGDRPAPYKLESERFLSALAGLGEIVAFVTLGLTVDLDVLERADVWAPGIAIAAALAFLIRPLLVGACLLPIPMDRNERLFVLWAGLKGAVPILLGSYLLTAQVPDARRLYGIVVVVVLCSVIVQGGTVGPAARLLRIPMRSTQLEPYAVGLRATTPPTGAHQITVAAGTLADGTRIGDLPGHNRTHWISLLTRDGTILPPAADTRLHPGDRLLVLTEPEHWPTTRALFAQPAAWTTES
- a CDS encoding helix-turn-helix domain-containing protein, with translation MDPVAALIREVADQVVDPASGVLAEVEEAVLGGMGEPFRSDPVMAEEALASTRENAAHWIAVVRTSPYTRVTPLMAPSVVGIARAATRRGAARNIWAAYNSGRNVVWRHWMRLTFAASTDTAVVARSLEVVADSLGSWIDETLRQLTEHIEQERDELTRASAAQHLETVTLVLEGAPIEAARAADRLGYPFEGRQLGAVLWGDPGAPDRAALSRVAEELRRRARAPQILVVAASSFSLWLWLGGFGELCDLADAVADAPDVRCAIGSPGRGVEGFRRSHDEAVEAQRLMMRSGVGHVATFAEVALAALAGRDEQAAREYMARTLGALETADAELRETVRVYIRAMYSTARTAEILFTHRNTVLNRIHRAEALLPEPLAVRGLEIGAALELSRWLGGPKPRSAADQTIR
- a CDS encoding ABC transporter permease — translated: MDRERGGLFTALSQLRQSAWFAWGGILANKMRSTLTMLGIVIGVASVIALVAVGTGSSAAVQASIDRLGSDSLFVLPADTVSGGQGSALVTQLRHLLGLKGQAQGTHDRKSALTFDDAGALLNNPMAPDVSGVSPLVVLHGAAATRGNSSHTVGVLLGATPEFLDIDNTTLAAGRNFTDEEYSAHRRLVLLGPSVAADLTDGTPAELVGQGVRLNGQTFTVIGILEPKGYSGQQDLDDRVVAPGTAVSDALYGYAPPGQGPLSGIDVQATSRTTTAAAQAEVQNVLSQRHHVAGADTDFVVFNASAVLAAGGSANKTLTVLLGAVAGISLLVGGIGVMNIMLVSVTERTREIGIRKAIGGTARDIIGQFLSEAVFLSMIGGAIGVAAGLVASRFTITGVHPVVAPWSIWLAVGVSLGTGLVFGFYPASRAAALRPIQALRYE
- a CDS encoding NAD(P)/FAD-dependent oxidoreductase, which produces MTGTGSPEVDVEVIIVGAGISGIGAGSRLVTERPSTSFLLVDARSSVGGTWDLFRYPGIRSDSDLITYGYEYKPWTDKQAIAPGGAILAYLRDTIREYDLEPHLRLGRKVVNAAWSSADTRWTVSMLNTATGAVETVTARWIFSATGYFDHAEGFRPTFAGEQQFGGQIVHPQHWPQDLDYTGKRVVIIGSGATAVTMLPAMTDRAAHVTMLQRSPSYVVPLPSQDLVVKVLRRFLPTNQAFRGARRANIARIAFIVGLSRRHPDKVRRLIRWVNKTSLPKGFDVDTHFNPSYNPWDERMCVVPDGDLFKAIKAGKASVVTDRITRFTADGVEPESGQVLPADIVVTATGMNLLPFGAIDACVDGRPVKWSESVTYKSFMLCGIPNFAYAFGYTNNSWTLKVDLVTEHWCRLLAHMAKHGHDTVVPTLEDPHLPRRPFIDDLSSSYLRRGIESFPSQGGSGPWSADMHYPTDLERLRKGPVQDDVLVFGAAARTIPIAA